One Turneriella parva DSM 21527 genomic region harbors:
- a CDS encoding TonB-dependent receptor, with the protein MVKSTLGLLLAFFAIGSLSANPVTISGRVFNESTGEPLEFGTVVIPEAKFKSRINPDGTYAAAVPAAGEYTVQISSPGLKNLVEKIKFEKNLKRDFRLSLPITRTQTVKLRGERDIQSLSRNTLSVEQLKETPATFGDAINALATLPGVVRPGGFFGPLVIRGADDKGNRYFIDDIPVPNPQHFGGLQSIISNDLMREVDLYSSAFPSQFGGAVGAIIDIQTVDEVKEFGGVVDVSLISSNFLLRNKWGKNYGGEVRISSAAQQDEAAPNPLGVMPFKPQKSGPTGYWITSGRIGYLTLLVPPIYKLITGNTIDRLPEYYDYQLKGKVFLDDSGKHALTALVFGSYDTLKFTRNLTAEEKAKRREEGQDPILSNFNISNDVSSHSQGVYYEYLPSSKLQNKLIAYNSYTYSYFYADLGSTSTIGATDVKIYPNIFGIKDKVKFDWADYATLRLAAEYNLFYFKSNGQTQQQTGATATTGQPDLGNSSQFQTVPVNFNDQNHVISAYAENKFQFGPVRFVPGARSDFLARTNTATFDPRGLLSYEFPSETTISVAGGQYQSFAQVNTFYFNRVFNYQPQVVVADYLQPERSFHRTVGVEQKLGRHIIKVEGFMNDFDRLLQSEDVSTGRSFSNGGALRTRGAELFLRRDKEDKETEFYGWASYTYTQSERRRFGTWGRFENEQPHSFKLVAGFKFGANTIGAQFQLFAGFPYTQIVGGACTVPAYDCQTPETTRYSPQYSTDLYGQRFPASHRLDIRYTRKTAYKWGYFSWYIEVINIYNQQAPNQQRWNYNLPYSESNPKVAVADGAITIIPYFGLEWRF; encoded by the coding sequence ATGGTTAAGAGCACTTTGGGCCTGTTACTGGCGTTCTTCGCAATCGGCAGTCTTTCTGCAAACCCCGTCACGATCAGCGGCCGGGTCTTTAATGAAAGCACGGGCGAACCACTCGAATTCGGCACGGTGGTGATACCCGAAGCCAAGTTCAAATCGCGCATCAACCCCGATGGTACGTACGCGGCGGCAGTGCCGGCAGCCGGCGAATACACGGTGCAAATCAGCTCGCCTGGGCTCAAGAATCTCGTTGAGAAGATCAAATTTGAGAAGAACCTGAAGCGCGATTTCAGACTGTCGCTGCCTATCACGCGCACACAGACGGTGAAACTGCGCGGTGAACGCGATATACAGAGCCTCAGCCGCAACACACTCTCGGTCGAGCAGCTCAAAGAAACGCCGGCGACGTTCGGCGATGCAATCAATGCTCTGGCCACTCTGCCCGGCGTCGTACGACCCGGCGGTTTTTTCGGCCCGCTCGTCATTCGCGGCGCCGACGATAAAGGCAACCGCTACTTTATCGACGATATTCCGGTGCCAAATCCGCAGCACTTTGGGGGATTACAATCGATTATATCCAATGACCTGATGCGCGAAGTTGACCTCTATTCATCTGCCTTTCCTTCACAGTTTGGTGGTGCGGTCGGTGCGATCATCGACATACAAACTGTCGATGAGGTCAAAGAATTCGGCGGCGTTGTCGATGTGTCTCTTATATCCTCAAACTTTCTTTTGAGAAACAAATGGGGCAAAAACTATGGGGGTGAAGTGCGCATCTCTTCGGCTGCGCAGCAAGACGAAGCTGCACCGAACCCATTGGGCGTCATGCCGTTCAAACCGCAAAAGTCAGGCCCAACCGGCTACTGGATAACTTCAGGCCGAATAGGATATCTCACACTTCTGGTACCGCCCATCTACAAGCTGATTACCGGCAACACCATCGACCGTCTGCCCGAATATTACGACTACCAGCTGAAAGGCAAAGTGTTTCTCGACGACTCAGGCAAGCACGCACTCACTGCCCTCGTCTTCGGCAGCTACGACACGCTGAAGTTTACGCGCAACCTCACGGCAGAAGAAAAGGCCAAACGCCGCGAAGAGGGGCAAGACCCGATTCTGTCGAATTTCAACATCAGCAATGACGTGTCATCGCATAGCCAGGGTGTATATTATGAATATCTGCCTTCGAGCAAATTGCAGAACAAGCTCATTGCCTATAACAGTTATACTTACAGCTATTTTTACGCCGACCTCGGTTCGACGAGCACGATCGGCGCAACCGATGTCAAAATCTACCCGAATATTTTTGGCATAAAAGACAAAGTTAAGTTCGACTGGGCAGATTATGCGACGCTGCGTCTCGCTGCGGAATATAACCTGTTCTATTTTAAGTCGAATGGCCAGACGCAGCAGCAAACGGGAGCAACAGCGACAACCGGCCAACCCGACCTGGGCAACAGTTCACAGTTTCAGACAGTACCGGTGAATTTCAATGACCAGAACCATGTGATCTCGGCTTACGCAGAGAACAAGTTTCAGTTCGGCCCGGTGAGGTTCGTGCCCGGCGCTCGCAGTGACTTTCTCGCCCGCACCAATACTGCCACGTTTGACCCGCGGGGTCTTCTGAGCTATGAATTTCCCTCAGAGACCACGATCTCGGTCGCCGGGGGACAATACCAGTCATTTGCGCAGGTGAATACGTTTTACTTCAACCGGGTCTTCAACTACCAGCCCCAGGTCGTTGTCGCTGACTATCTGCAACCCGAACGCTCGTTTCACCGCACAGTCGGTGTTGAACAAAAGCTCGGACGCCACATTATCAAAGTTGAAGGCTTCATGAACGACTTTGACAGGCTGCTGCAGTCAGAAGATGTAAGCACCGGCCGCAGCTTTTCCAATGGTGGAGCGCTGCGCACCCGCGGTGCAGAACTTTTTCTGCGGCGTGACAAAGAAGATAAAGAAACGGAGTTTTACGGTTGGGCAAGCTACACCTACACTCAGAGTGAAAGGCGGCGGTTCGGCACGTGGGGTCGGTTCGAGAACGAGCAACCGCATTCATTCAAGCTCGTCGCGGGCTTTAAGTTCGGCGCGAATACAATTGGTGCGCAATTTCAGCTGTTTGCCGGTTTTCCCTACACGCAGATTGTAGGTGGCGCGTGTACAGTCCCTGCATACGATTGTCAAACACCAGAAACGACACGCTATTCTCCGCAGTATTCGACCGATCTCTATGGCCAGCGCTTTCCCGCGTCGCACAGGCTCGACATTCGCTACACGCGCAAGACTGCGTACAAATGGGGTTATTTCAGCTGGTATATCGAAGTCATCAACATCTACAACCAGCAGGCGCCCAACCAACAGCGCTGGAACTATAACCTTCCGTATTCTGAATCAAACCCGAAAGTGGCAGTCGCCGACGGGGCGATTACGATTATACCGTACTTTGGTCTGGAATGGCGCTTCTGA
- a CDS encoding NUDIX domain-containing protein, with product MKPSRVQVPNAHHAQQKPAIRHRIAGIFARGGKILLVKHRKAGREYYLLPGGGQEIGESAIEALAREWKEELSLEVKVGRFLFCGESVPSEPRRTQVFQMVFHIDAIEGDIQVHHEGALAGYDWVPINALSDIAFFPDCLPQVKAFCRGEDFSVYQRYRWLT from the coding sequence ATGAAGCCTAGTCGCGTACAGGTACCGAATGCGCACCACGCGCAACAAAAGCCCGCGATTCGCCACCGTATCGCGGGCATCTTCGCGCGTGGTGGTAAGATTCTGCTGGTGAAGCACCGAAAGGCAGGGCGTGAATATTATCTATTGCCGGGCGGCGGGCAAGAGATCGGAGAATCAGCCATTGAAGCACTGGCGCGCGAATGGAAAGAAGAGCTGAGTCTTGAAGTTAAAGTGGGCCGATTTCTCTTTTGTGGTGAGTCAGTGCCGTCAGAGCCGAGGCGCACTCAGGTCTTTCAGATGGTCTTTCATATCGATGCGATCGAAGGCGATATTCAGGTTCACCACGAAGGGGCCCTCGCGGGATACGATTGGGTGCCTATCAATGCACTCTCAGACATTGCGTTCTTTCCTGATTGCCTGCCGCAGGTGAAGGCCTTTTGCCGCGGTGAAGATTTTTCGGTGTACCAGCGGTATCGTTGGCTCACCTGA
- a CDS encoding cyclic nucleotide-binding domain-containing protein — protein sequence MQTIAERSGANQQIPAGQTIAAKGQVVKSLVILQKGQATVNSVETGPVGQTILRPLYTVNAPAVLGGASLFSQARSNLQIVTSATCEISVYPSNKEYLLKLIAAKPNIGVLALKSVYKDLTDLETKLDQAEHVRNQLEAYELGFSISLSALLPEKFQTEAKADGAFTDPLLPVAKRQLADFSERGGKIIKPLNINFLRSAKNQIEDVDEKRFDSLPTQLIRRLLNLPPDALSVIATRDAQLLHTAAESLTELITATSREVERSLAAMQQFLQRMLVGDYSWLAKFSLQGELMESNTNSAAREDILAACAFFNEGFAAMRDKLLSFAEIAYPPYSQAALQKIQKAASEPAAAKPAPVAAGSVAAAGSGADLSEFQGSLDKILQWSETPADKVAQFKKDWDTLKKFKNPLDASDDDVRKLRRRVNLQYWDVFERAILKYLKKRGDLPKYMRLFFDYGFMDETQLDAEHITTLATASYGKGDAWLPIYTITEWLAAIYDRKVSTSISEMGLTFFETLRQDPANRDKKWRKEADLPPEVNSPEARVKFEIKEMLQMNCRLCSGNISSHLNILTRHQITQSLAKVIITKDTVVEEVKKIIQTDFGAFHREVLYTNEAMNIQREFIQVQITPNIVLVPSIGTVIQFWQDREGNDRMSRGRLIGPIMATADLHMMLLRAIGTYRWEMCKTTMGPDWNNISVSSLTADYTDYVQFFYKSKELSEEIKEKLAEDMKRFRDDRARFVNDYTVYMRFESEGSQRMNRVSRKIFTKHVPFSKEIRERLLKLPSYTDVVQKSINIRKKKANDLTPRYTKYERENKTLPKELIETRKFYNMEY from the coding sequence ATGCAGACTATCGCTGAGCGCAGCGGCGCTAATCAACAGATTCCCGCGGGACAAACCATTGCGGCCAAGGGTCAGGTTGTCAAATCGCTCGTTATATTGCAGAAGGGTCAGGCAACGGTCAATAGCGTTGAAACCGGGCCGGTTGGCCAGACCATTCTGCGGCCCCTTTACACGGTCAATGCGCCGGCGGTTCTCGGTGGCGCGTCGCTTTTTTCGCAGGCACGCAGCAACCTGCAGATTGTGACGTCGGCAACCTGCGAAATCAGCGTTTACCCGAGTAACAAAGAATACCTGCTCAAGCTCATCGCGGCAAAGCCCAATATCGGGGTTTTGGCGCTGAAATCAGTCTACAAAGATCTCACCGATCTCGAAACCAAACTGGATCAGGCTGAACATGTTCGAAACCAACTTGAGGCCTATGAGCTCGGCTTTTCCATTTCGCTGAGCGCGCTTTTACCCGAAAAATTTCAAACTGAAGCCAAGGCAGACGGGGCCTTTACAGACCCGCTGCTCCCGGTCGCAAAGCGGCAGCTTGCAGATTTTTCTGAACGCGGCGGCAAAATCATCAAGCCGCTCAATATCAATTTTTTGCGCTCGGCCAAAAACCAGATTGAAGACGTGGACGAAAAACGTTTTGACTCATTGCCGACGCAACTGATACGCCGACTATTGAACCTGCCACCCGATGCTCTTAGCGTCATCGCCACCCGCGACGCGCAGCTCTTGCACACTGCTGCCGAGTCGCTGACCGAACTCATCACTGCCACATCGCGCGAAGTTGAACGCAGCCTTGCGGCGATGCAGCAATTTTTGCAGCGTATGCTTGTGGGTGACTATTCATGGCTTGCCAAATTTTCGTTGCAGGGCGAATTGATGGAGTCGAACACAAACAGCGCCGCACGCGAAGACATACTCGCGGCATGCGCATTCTTCAATGAGGGTTTCGCCGCGATGCGCGACAAGCTGCTGAGCTTCGCCGAAATTGCTTACCCACCATATTCACAGGCAGCACTGCAGAAAATACAAAAAGCTGCAAGTGAGCCAGCGGCCGCGAAACCGGCACCTGTAGCCGCCGGCTCAGTGGCGGCAGCAGGTTCAGGCGCAGACCTCAGCGAATTTCAGGGTTCACTCGACAAGATTCTGCAATGGAGCGAGACCCCCGCAGACAAAGTGGCGCAGTTTAAAAAGGACTGGGACACCCTCAAGAAGTTTAAAAATCCTCTCGATGCGTCTGACGACGACGTGCGTAAGTTGCGCCGGCGTGTGAACCTTCAGTATTGGGATGTTTTCGAGCGCGCAATTCTCAAGTACCTGAAAAAACGCGGCGATCTGCCGAAATACATGAGGCTCTTTTTCGATTACGGCTTCATGGATGAAACACAACTCGACGCCGAACACATAACCACGCTCGCGACGGCGAGCTATGGCAAAGGTGACGCCTGGCTGCCGATCTATACGATTACCGAATGGCTGGCGGCCATCTATGACCGCAAAGTTTCAACGAGTATCAGCGAGATGGGGCTTACCTTTTTTGAAACGCTGAGGCAAGACCCGGCGAACCGGGATAAAAAATGGCGCAAAGAAGCTGACCTGCCACCCGAGGTGAATTCACCTGAAGCCAGGGTGAAATTTGAAATCAAAGAGATGCTGCAGATGAACTGCCGCCTCTGCTCGGGCAACATTTCGAGCCACCTGAATATTCTCACCCGGCACCAGATTACGCAGTCGCTCGCGAAAGTCATCATAACCAAAGATACCGTGGTCGAAGAAGTGAAAAAGATTATCCAGACAGATTTTGGTGCCTTTCACCGCGAAGTTCTTTACACGAATGAGGCGATGAATATTCAGCGTGAGTTCATTCAGGTACAGATCACCCCGAATATTGTGCTCGTGCCTTCGATTGGTACAGTCATTCAGTTTTGGCAAGACCGCGAGGGCAACGACCGCATGTCGCGGGGCCGCCTGATCGGGCCGATCATGGCAACTGCCGACCTGCACATGATGCTGCTCAGAGCCATCGGCACGTACCGTTGGGAAATGTGCAAGACCACGATGGGCCCCGACTGGAACAATATTTCCGTTTCTTCGCTGACGGCCGACTACACCGACTACGTGCAGTTCTTTTACAAGAGCAAAGAACTTTCAGAAGAGATAAAAGAAAAGCTTGCCGAAGACATGAAACGATTTCGTGACGACAGGGCCCGCTTCGTGAATGACTACACGGTTTATATGCGCTTTGAATCAGAAGGTTCGCAGCGCATGAACCGGGTTTCGCGCAAAATTTTTACCAAACATGTGCCTTTTTCGAAAGAGATTCGCGAACGGCTGCTTAAACTGCCGAGCTATACCGATGTCGTGCAGAAATCGATCAATATTCGTAAGAAAAAAGCGAATGATCTGACGCCGCGCTACACGAAATACGAGCGCGAGAACAAGACGCTGCCGAAAGAGCTGATCGAAACACGCAAGTTTTACAACATGGAATACTGA